The following is a genomic window from Bombus pyrosoma isolate SC7728 linkage group LG5, ASM1482585v1, whole genome shotgun sequence.
CAACAAGATGGCGAACAGAAAGATTGGGATGTGGTAAGAGCACATGATGGTGTGAGTATAATTATCTTCAACATCAGCCGAAAGAAACTAGTGTTTGTTCGACAATATCGCCCAGCGTTCTTTTATACGTTTCTTCCGGAGAAACAAGGCCCGGTAGATCTTAAACAATATCCACCGTCACTGGGTTTAACTTTGGAACTTTGCGCCGGTATTGTGGATAAAGATAAACCACTTGTCGAGATTGCGAAAGATGAAGTAAGAGAAGAATGTGGATACGAAGTGCCAACAGAAGCCTTTAAATATGTCATTACTTTCAGGTGTGTTAATGGCAAGCATTTATTGAAATGTCAAAATTTTGTTGAGTAAGTTGTAGAGTAAAAAGttgtcaatatttcatttcgtgaTGTAAGAAATAATACGTGAAATGTCATAGTGTCTGTATACGCGCATGTGCTGTACCTTTTTATTCTGTCCATAtgtagaaaatgttttattaaaaataataatagtaataacaataaatatatgtcatttgtaatttgttatatttagttatttattttattatgggTTGATTATAGGTATGTTTCCACTTCAGTCTGCAAACATACACTGTTTTACGTGGAAGTTACAGATGAGATGCATACACACCCTGGTAagcttaattataaatatatttgttttcaatattcctttatttttaaaattatattagaaataacgATACaagctttaaataaatttataatgttcaataaaatgtttttgaaaAGATCTTATGTCTTTTATCCTTATAAGTTTGAGTAATTCGTCAAATTAAAGGAGGGGGTGCTGCATCTGAAGGTGAACTGATCGAAGTGGTGGAACTAAGCATCCCAGAAGTAAAAGAATACATCAATTCTGAGGAAGTTCAAAGTCCACCTTGTTTATTATATGGTGTCACCTGGTTTTTAGCTAACAAATCTCAACACTGTTCTTAACTTAGAatcaaatatctttcaaactTGTTCAAAATAAGTATTACTGATTGGACTCTAAATAAAAGGATTATCCTTTAACTgactttatttacaaataacgtgtatgtacataaatgAATGTAAGAGATGTATCAAGACTggatgaatttgcataaattaacATGAAGCTAATGCTCAGCCTCATCTTTTGTGAATTGGGAACTAACCCAAGCAAGGCCCCATTTTAAATTcgttaatagaaatttcaatgcCTTGGTCCATTGTTCTTCtgaattaaattgtattctgAAACGCAAAACATAGAATACATTCATCaaatagatataatttaaacaatcgTATTGATATAAACAATAGTTACTTGATGGAGTAAGAGTTTCCTGTTGCAGAATCTTCTATCTTTCCACGATCCATTCTATATGGAAGACAGAATCCACTGTCTCCTTTTTCCACTTGTTCTTTAAATTGTTGCAAACAATCAAGAAACGCGACCATTGCTGCATCAAATTTTGTATcccatagaaatttaaatccTCCGCTTCCATATAATGGTAGTTCTCTGTGTTGATCTAAAGCTTCAATATAACTGTGATTACCAAATGGCACTAAACGAAAACGTTTAAATGTGAGATTCATTTTTCTAGCAAGAGCTGTTAATAGCAAAGTGGTCTGTCCCCAAGCAGCGTTTATTTCACTCCAATCTACTGGTGCACTTGGTAATCTACCTAACCGGAAGGAATTTATAGTTCCAAAGTGTCCTGAGTGCCAA
Proteins encoded in this region:
- the LOC122567392 gene encoding uridine diphosphate glucose pyrophosphatase NUDT14-like, whose amino-acid sequence is MDIKAQEKQNENIRRRILDVQQLRIAECPSDSPWIRPVRIHYQQDGEQKDWDVVRAHDGVSIIIFNISRKKLVFVRQYRPAFFYTFLPEKQGPVDLKQYPPSLGLTLELCAGIVDKDKPLVEIAKDEVREECGYEVPTEAFKYVITFRYVSTSVCKHTLFYVEVTDEMHTHPGGGAASEGELIEVVELSIPEVKEYINSEEVQSPPCLLYGVTWFLANKSQHCS